A single window of Mycobacterium sp. ITM-2016-00318 DNA harbors:
- a CDS encoding thioredoxin domain-containing protein — MATKSKKTSYDLNAADRRRNMLIQIGLTAVVVLLGVGLVLYIVMGADKKPESGEAKSIRVTSSKLITKEGTSEPKAVLGLYEDFLCPACGNFEKEYGRTVSNLIDSGAVAADYYMVSILDRAGDGYSSRASNAAYCVADESKDAFRRFHAALYAQQPEENVGPFPDNETLIKTARLAGAGGGVPDCISKGRYEEMAQGLASATGVNSTPSIRINGADYELKSPEDLVNKIKEIVGDVPGLVAASPNPDPKQPPAPPAAP, encoded by the coding sequence GTGGCCACGAAATCCAAGAAGACCAGCTACGACCTCAACGCCGCCGACCGCAGGCGCAACATGCTGATTCAGATTGGTCTGACCGCGGTCGTCGTGCTCCTCGGCGTCGGGCTGGTGCTCTACATCGTCATGGGTGCCGACAAGAAGCCGGAGTCAGGCGAGGCCAAATCGATCCGAGTGACGTCGAGCAAGCTCATCACCAAAGAGGGGACCTCCGAACCGAAGGCGGTGCTGGGGCTGTACGAGGACTTCCTCTGCCCCGCATGCGGCAACTTCGAGAAGGAGTATGGCCGGACGGTGAGCAACCTGATCGACAGCGGTGCCGTGGCCGCCGACTACTACATGGTGTCCATCCTCGATCGCGCAGGCGACGGCTACTCGTCGCGGGCGTCGAACGCGGCCTACTGCGTGGCCGACGAGTCTAAGGACGCGTTTCGCCGCTTCCACGCCGCCCTGTACGCCCAGCAGCCGGAAGAGAACGTCGGGCCGTTCCCCGACAACGAGACTCTGATCAAGACCGCCCGCCTGGCCGGCGCGGGAGGTGGCGTGCCTGACTGCATCAGCAAGGGCCGCTACGAGGAGATGGCGCAGGGCTTGGCCTCGGCGACCGGCGTCAACTCGACTCCGTCCATCCGCATCAACGGTGCGGACTACGAGCTCAAGTCGCCCGAGGACCTTGTGAACAAGATCAAGGAGATCGTCGGGGACGTGCCCGGCCTGGTGGCCGCTTCCCCTAATCCGGATCCAAAGCAACCGCCGGCGCCGCCGGCCGCGCCATGA
- a CDS encoding vitamin K epoxide reductase family protein, which translates to MTVTADSSAESADRPAEPAVDDARPGVEVGRASALWVLIAGVLGLTAAITLTVEKIEILINPDYVPSCSINPVLSCGSVMITPQASAFGFPNPLIGVVSFAVVVVTGVLAIAKVRLPRWYWGGLAVGTLLGVAFIHWLIFQSLYRIGALCPYCMVVWAVTVPLFVVVAAIALQPRLEYGVARFVHQWRWSLVTLWFTALTLMILVRFWNYWSTLV; encoded by the coding sequence ATGACCGTCACCGCCGACAGCTCGGCCGAGTCCGCCGACCGCCCGGCCGAACCCGCCGTCGACGACGCGAGGCCGGGCGTCGAGGTGGGGCGCGCCAGCGCGCTGTGGGTGCTGATCGCCGGGGTGCTCGGACTGACCGCCGCGATCACACTGACGGTGGAGAAGATCGAAATACTGATCAATCCCGACTATGTGCCTTCTTGCAGCATCAACCCGGTGCTGTCCTGCGGTTCGGTGATGATCACCCCGCAGGCCTCGGCGTTCGGCTTCCCGAACCCGCTCATCGGCGTCGTGTCGTTCGCCGTCGTGGTGGTCACCGGTGTGCTTGCGATCGCGAAGGTCAGGCTGCCGCGGTGGTATTGGGGTGGGCTGGCCGTTGGCACGCTGCTCGGCGTCGCGTTCATCCACTGGCTGATCTTTCAGAGCCTGTACCGCATCGGCGCGCTGTGCCCGTACTGCATGGTGGTCTGGGCGGTCACCGTCCCGCTGTTCGTCGTGGTGGCTGCCATCGCGCTGCAGCCGCGCCTGGAGTACGGGGTGGCGCGCTTCGTCCACCAATGGCGCTGGTCGTTGGTGACGCTCTGGTTCACGGCGTTGACCCTGATGATCCTGGTGCGGTTCTGGAACTACTGGTCGACCCTGGTCTAG
- a CDS encoding pyruvate carboxylase — MISKILVANRGEIAIRAFRAAYEMGITTVAVYPYEDRNSQHRLKADESYQIGETGHPVRAYLSVDEIIRVARQAGCDAVYPGYGFLSENPDLAAACAEAGITFVGPGSDVLELTGNKARAIAAARAAGLPVLTSSEPSASVDELVAASSSMDFPLFVKAVSGGGGRGMRRVTDADALPEAIEAASREAESAFGDPMVYLEQAVLNPRHIEVQILADTHGNVMHLFERDCSLQRRHQKVIELAPAPNLPEELRERICSDAVSFAREINYSYAGTVEFLLDERGHHVFIEMNPRIQVEHTVTEEITDVDLVASQMRIADGETLEQLGLSQDELVVHGAAMQCRITTEDPANGFRPDTGRITGYRSPGGAGIRLDGGTNLGAEISAHFDSMLVKLTCRGRDFSAAIARARRALAEFRIRGVSTNIPFLMAVVNDPDFRAGRITTSFIDERPYLLTARTPADRGTKILNYLAEVTVNQPHGPRPSTIYPQDKLPPIDLTAPAQSGSKQRLVELGPEGFARWMRDSAAVGVTDTTFRDAHQSLLATRLRTNGLVTVAPYVARMMPQLLSVECWGGATYDVALRFLKEDPWERLAALREAMPNICLQMLLRGRNTVGYTPYPELVTKAFVEEATATGIDIYRIFDALNNVESMRPAIDAVRETGTGIAEVAMSYTGDLSDPGESLYTLDYYLKLAEQIVDAGAHVLAIKDMAGLLRPQAASALVSALRSRFELPLHVHTHDTPGGQLATYLSAWQAGASAVDGAAAPLAGTTSQPALSSIVAAASHTEYDTGLSLAAVCELEPYWEALRKVYAPFESGLPAPTGRVYRHEIPGGQLSNLRQQAIALGLGDRFEDVENAYAGSDRVLGRLVKVTPSSKVVGDLALSLVGAGVTADEFAADPARFDIPDSVIEFLRGELGDPPGGWPEPLRTKALAGRPPAKPAKELTPDNEAALASAGPERQAELNRLLFPAPTKEFDAHRDQYGDTSSLSANQFFYGLRPGDEHRVRLERGVELLIGLEAISEPDERGMRTVMCILNGQLRPVLVRDRSIASDIPTAEKADRTNPDHVAAPFAGVVTVSVADGDKVDAGQTVATIEAMKMEAAITAPRAGTVSRIAVSHTAQVEGGDLLVVVS, encoded by the coding sequence GTGATCTCCAAAATCCTGGTGGCCAACCGCGGCGAGATCGCGATCCGTGCGTTTCGTGCCGCTTACGAGATGGGCATCACCACCGTCGCGGTCTACCCCTACGAGGATCGCAACTCCCAGCACCGGCTGAAGGCCGACGAGTCCTACCAGATCGGGGAGACGGGCCATCCGGTCCGCGCCTATCTCTCGGTCGACGAGATCATCAGGGTGGCCAGGCAGGCGGGGTGCGACGCCGTCTACCCCGGGTACGGCTTTCTGTCGGAGAACCCCGACCTGGCCGCGGCGTGCGCCGAGGCGGGGATCACGTTCGTCGGGCCGGGTTCCGACGTGTTGGAGCTGACGGGCAACAAGGCGCGCGCGATCGCGGCCGCACGGGCGGCGGGACTGCCTGTGCTGACGTCATCGGAGCCGTCGGCGTCTGTCGACGAACTCGTCGCCGCGTCGTCGAGCATGGACTTCCCGTTGTTCGTCAAGGCGGTGTCCGGTGGCGGTGGCCGCGGGATGCGCAGGGTGACCGACGCCGATGCGCTGCCGGAGGCCATCGAGGCGGCCAGCCGCGAGGCGGAGTCGGCGTTCGGCGACCCGATGGTGTATCTCGAGCAGGCCGTACTCAACCCGCGCCACATCGAGGTGCAGATCCTTGCCGATACGCACGGGAACGTGATGCACCTCTTCGAACGCGACTGCAGTCTGCAGCGACGCCACCAGAAGGTCATCGAGCTGGCGCCGGCGCCCAACCTCCCCGAGGAGCTGCGCGAGCGGATCTGTTCGGACGCAGTCTCATTCGCGCGCGAGATCAACTACTCGTATGCCGGAACGGTTGAGTTCCTTCTCGACGAGCGCGGCCATCACGTCTTCATCGAGATGAACCCTCGGATCCAGGTGGAACACACTGTCACCGAGGAGATCACCGACGTCGACCTGGTCGCCTCCCAGATGCGCATCGCCGACGGCGAAACCCTCGAGCAGCTGGGCTTGTCGCAGGACGAGCTCGTGGTGCACGGAGCGGCGATGCAATGTCGGATCACCACCGAGGATCCAGCCAACGGCTTCCGGCCCGATACCGGCCGCATCACCGGATACCGCTCACCCGGCGGTGCGGGTATCCGGCTGGACGGCGGCACCAACCTCGGCGCCGAGATCAGCGCGCACTTCGATTCGATGCTGGTCAAGCTCACCTGCCGGGGCCGGGATTTCTCCGCGGCCATCGCGCGCGCCCGCCGCGCGCTGGCCGAGTTCCGGATCAGGGGAGTGTCGACCAATATCCCGTTCTTGATGGCCGTGGTCAACGACCCCGATTTCCGGGCGGGACGGATCACCACGTCGTTCATCGACGAGCGACCGTATCTCTTGACCGCGCGCACACCAGCCGACCGCGGCACCAAGATCCTGAACTACCTCGCCGAAGTGACGGTGAACCAACCGCACGGCCCGCGGCCCTCGACGATCTACCCGCAGGACAAGCTGCCCCCCATCGATCTCACGGCGCCTGCTCAGTCGGGTAGCAAGCAGCGCCTCGTGGAGCTCGGCCCGGAGGGGTTCGCCCGTTGGATGCGCGACTCCGCGGCCGTCGGCGTCACCGACACCACGTTCCGCGACGCACACCAGTCGCTGCTGGCGACGCGGCTGCGCACCAACGGGCTGGTGACGGTGGCGCCCTACGTCGCGCGCATGATGCCGCAGCTCCTGTCGGTCGAATGCTGGGGTGGCGCGACTTACGATGTGGCCCTTCGTTTTCTGAAGGAAGACCCCTGGGAGCGGCTGGCCGCGTTGCGGGAAGCGATGCCCAACATCTGTCTGCAGATGCTGCTGCGCGGGCGAAACACCGTCGGCTACACGCCGTATCCGGAGCTCGTCACGAAGGCGTTCGTCGAGGAGGCTACCGCGACGGGCATCGACATCTACCGCATCTTCGATGCGCTCAACAACGTCGAATCGATGCGCCCTGCGATCGACGCGGTTCGCGAAACGGGCACGGGCATCGCCGAAGTCGCGATGAGCTACACCGGCGACCTGTCCGATCCCGGCGAAAGTCTGTACACGCTGGACTACTACCTGAAGCTGGCCGAGCAGATCGTCGATGCGGGCGCACACGTGTTGGCGATCAAGGACATGGCGGGATTGCTGCGCCCGCAGGCTGCTTCGGCGTTGGTGTCGGCCCTGCGTTCGCGGTTCGAGCTGCCCCTGCACGTGCACACCCACGACACTCCCGGTGGTCAGCTGGCCACCTATCTGTCGGCGTGGCAGGCCGGGGCGAGCGCGGTCGACGGCGCCGCAGCGCCGTTGGCGGGCACCACCAGCCAGCCCGCACTGAGCTCGATCGTGGCGGCCGCCTCGCACACCGAATACGACACAGGGCTGTCGCTGGCCGCGGTCTGTGAGCTCGAGCCGTACTGGGAAGCTCTGCGAAAGGTGTACGCGCCCTTCGAGTCTGGATTGCCCGCGCCGACGGGCCGGGTGTATCGCCACGAGATTCCGGGCGGTCAGCTGTCCAACCTGCGCCAGCAGGCCATCGCGCTCGGACTGGGGGATCGGTTCGAGGACGTGGAGAACGCGTACGCCGGATCAGATCGCGTTCTCGGTCGGTTGGTGAAGGTGACCCCGTCGTCGAAGGTGGTCGGCGACCTCGCGCTGTCGCTGGTCGGTGCGGGTGTGACGGCGGACGAGTTCGCCGCCGACCCGGCCCGGTTCGACATCCCCGACTCCGTCATCGAGTTCCTGCGCGGCGAACTGGGCGACCCGCCAGGCGGCTGGCCGGAACCGTTGCGCACCAAGGCACTTGCCGGGCGGCCGCCTGCCAAGCCGGCCAAGGAGCTCACGCCCGATAACGAGGCCGCGCTCGCGTCGGCAGGGCCCGAACGGCAGGCCGAACTCAACAGATTGCTGTTCCCCGCCCCGACAAAGGAATTCGACGCCCACCGAGACCAGTACGGCGACACCTCGAGCCTGTCGGCCAACCAGTTCTTCTACGGGTTACGCCCCGGCGACGAGCACCGCGTCCGGCTCGAACGCGGCGTCGAACTGTTGATCGGGCTCGAAGCGATCTCCGAGCCTGACGAACGCGGCATGCGCACCGTGATGTGCATCCTCAACGGCCAGCTGCGCCCGGTCCTGGTGCGTGACCGCAGCATCGCCAGCGACATCCCGACCGCCGAGAAGGCCGACCGGACCAATCCCGACCACGTCGCGGCGCCGTTCGCGGGTGTCGTCACCGTGTCGGTCGCCGACGGCGACAAGGTGGACGCGGGCCAGACCGTCGCCACCATCGAGGCGATGAAGATGGAGGCCGCCATTACCGCACCAAGGGCAGGCACCGTCAGCCGTATCGCCGTGTCGCACACCGCCCAGGTCGAGGGCGGTGACCTCCTGGTGGTGGTCAGCTGA
- the rsmD gene encoding 16S rRNA (guanine(966)-N(2))-methyltransferase RsmD, whose amino-acid sequence MTRIVAGAFGGRRIAVPPRGTRPTTDRVREALFNVLAARFALQGAAVLDLYAGSGALGLEALSRGAQTAVFVESDQRAAAVIGQNIKALGVGGATLRRGSVASVLTAGTETPFDLVFADPPYDIGDAEVNEVLVALTDRGWTARGSVAVVERGASGPGLGWPDGWTPWQTRRYGDTRLELAERT is encoded by the coding sequence CTGACCCGCATCGTTGCAGGCGCCTTCGGCGGACGGCGGATCGCAGTGCCGCCGCGCGGCACCCGCCCCACCACCGACCGGGTGCGCGAAGCGCTGTTCAACGTGCTGGCCGCCCGCTTCGCCCTGCAGGGCGCCGCCGTGCTCGACCTGTATGCGGGCTCCGGTGCGCTGGGGCTCGAAGCGCTGTCGCGCGGTGCGCAAACGGCGGTCTTCGTCGAATCCGACCAGCGGGCCGCGGCGGTGATCGGCCAGAACATCAAGGCGCTCGGCGTCGGAGGAGCCACACTGCGCCGCGGGTCGGTCGCGTCGGTGCTGACCGCGGGCACCGAAACCCCATTCGACCTCGTTTTCGCCGATCCGCCGTACGACATCGGCGACGCGGAGGTGAACGAGGTGCTCGTCGCCCTGACCGATCGCGGGTGGACCGCGCGGGGCAGCGTCGCGGTCGTCGAGCGCGGCGCCTCAGGACCAGGCCTCGGCTGGCCGGACGGCTGGACGCCGTGGCAGACCCGCCGCTACGGCGACACCCGCCTCGAGCTGGCCGAGAGGACCTGA
- the coaD gene encoding pantetheine-phosphate adenylyltransferase: protein MSGAVCPGSFDPVTLGHVDILERAAAQFDEVVVAVLVNPNKKGMFDVDERIAMIDESTAHLPNLRAESGQGLVVDFVKTRGLTAIIKGLRTGTDFEYELQMAQMNKHIAGVDTFFVATTPRYSFVSSSLAKEVALLGGDVSELLPEPVNARLRNKLKG, encoded by the coding sequence ATGAGCGGCGCGGTATGCCCGGGATCCTTCGACCCGGTGACCCTCGGGCACGTCGACATCTTGGAGCGCGCGGCGGCTCAGTTCGACGAGGTCGTGGTGGCCGTGCTGGTCAATCCGAACAAGAAGGGCATGTTCGACGTCGACGAGCGGATCGCGATGATCGACGAGTCGACGGCGCATCTGCCCAACCTGCGCGCGGAGTCCGGCCAGGGGCTGGTCGTCGACTTCGTGAAGACCCGCGGATTGACCGCGATCATCAAGGGCCTGCGCACCGGCACCGACTTCGAATACGAATTGCAGATGGCGCAGATGAACAAGCACATCGCAGGCGTGGACACCTTTTTCGTCGCGACCACGCCGCGGTATTCGTTCGTCTCGTCGTCACTGGCCAAGGAAGTCGCCTTGCTGGGCGGGGACGTTTCGGAGTTGCTGCCTGAGCCGGTGAACGCCCGCCTGCGAAACAAACTAAAGGGTTAA
- a CDS encoding hemerythrin domain-containing protein — MVETFVQSTDDAVQFLTDQHNLIKDLFEEVLSASSDEARDKAFTELRQLLAVHETAEEMVIHPRARHELSDGDAIVDARLAEEHEAKEQLSKLEKMDIGSKEFITELTQFRDAVVDHAEHEESEEFGKLERKLSSDDLERMAKALQAAQAIAPTRPHAGVESAKLNFAVGPFASMLDRARDLIKAATG; from the coding sequence ATGGTCGAGACATTCGTGCAATCGACCGACGACGCTGTCCAGTTCCTGACTGACCAGCACAATCTGATCAAGGACTTGTTCGAAGAGGTGCTTTCCGCCTCCAGCGACGAGGCACGTGACAAGGCGTTCACCGAATTGCGGCAGCTGCTCGCGGTGCACGAGACCGCCGAAGAGATGGTGATCCACCCGCGGGCCCGCCACGAGCTGAGCGACGGCGACGCCATCGTCGACGCCAGGCTCGCCGAGGAGCACGAGGCCAAGGAGCAGTTGTCGAAGCTGGAGAAGATGGACATCGGATCCAAGGAGTTCATCACCGAATTGACTCAATTCCGCGATGCCGTCGTTGATCACGCCGAGCACGAGGAATCCGAGGAATTCGGCAAGTTGGAGCGCAAGCTCAGTTCCGACGACCTCGAACGGATGGCCAAGGCATTGCAGGCCGCGCAGGCGATCGCCCCGACGCGGCCGCATGCCGGCGTGGAGTCGGCGAAGCTGAATTTCGCGGTCGGCCCGTTCGCGTCGATGCTCGACAGGGCGCGGGATCTGATCAAGGCTGCGACCGGATAA
- the sepIVA gene encoding cell division protein SepIVA yields the protein MYRVFEALDELGGIVEEARGVPMTAGCVVPRGDVLELIDDIKDAIPGELDDAQDVLDARDQLLNEAKEHSGSMVATAHAEADSMLNHARTEADRLLADAKSQADRMVAEARQHSERMVGEAREEAARVSATAKREYEASAGRAKAEADRLIENGNLSYERAVQEGIKEQQRLVSQTEIVQSATAEATRLIDTAHAEADRLRGECDIYVDSKLAEFEEFLNGTLRSVGRGRHQLRTAAGTHDYATR from the coding sequence GTGTACCGAGTATTTGAAGCGCTCGATGAGTTGGGCGGAATCGTGGAAGAAGCCCGCGGCGTCCCGATGACGGCAGGCTGCGTGGTGCCCCGCGGCGACGTGCTCGAGCTGATCGACGACATCAAGGACGCGATCCCCGGCGAGCTCGACGACGCCCAGGATGTTTTGGACGCCCGCGACCAGCTGCTCAACGAGGCCAAGGAGCACTCCGGCTCGATGGTCGCGACGGCCCACGCAGAGGCCGACTCCATGCTCAACCACGCCCGTACCGAGGCCGACCGGCTGCTGGCCGACGCGAAATCTCAGGCCGACCGCATGGTCGCCGAGGCGCGGCAGCACAGCGAGCGGATGGTCGGGGAGGCCCGCGAAGAGGCGGCCCGCGTCAGCGCAACGGCCAAGCGCGAATACGAGGCCAGCGCAGGCCGCGCCAAGGCCGAGGCCGACCGCCTGATCGAAAACGGCAATCTCTCCTATGAGAGGGCCGTCCAGGAAGGCATCAAGGAGCAGCAGCGCCTCGTGTCGCAGACCGAGATCGTGCAGTCGGCGACAGCCGAGGCCACCCGCCTCATCGACACCGCTCACGCCGAGGCCGACCGGCTGCGCGGCGAGTGCGACATCTACGTCGACAGCAAGCTCGCGGAATTCGAGGAGTTCCTCAACGGAACCCTGCGTTCGGTGGGCCGCGGCCGCCATCAGCTGCGCACCGCTGCGGGCACGCACGACTACGCCACCCGCTGA
- a CDS encoding DUF177 domain-containing protein, which translates to MATKNSRSPLVINISRLGRRPGSMMTVNETVPSPARIGVELAAIDEGAPLELDLRIESVSEGALVTGTVSAPTTGECARCLTPVPGHVDIDLTELFAYPDSTTEATTDADEVGHVVSDSIDLEQPIIDAVGLALPFSPLCGPDCQGLCPDCGIPMATAEPGHAHEKIDPRWAKLSSMLETDDK; encoded by the coding sequence ATGGCGACGAAGAATTCCCGCTCGCCGCTGGTGATCAACATCTCCCGACTCGGCCGTCGGCCCGGGTCGATGATGACCGTCAACGAGACGGTGCCAAGCCCGGCGCGCATCGGTGTCGAGCTGGCGGCGATCGACGAAGGCGCGCCCCTCGAGTTGGACCTGCGGATCGAATCGGTGTCGGAAGGCGCCCTGGTCACCGGAACGGTGTCGGCGCCGACCACGGGCGAGTGCGCCCGCTGCCTGACCCCGGTGCCGGGCCACGTCGACATCGACCTGACCGAGCTGTTCGCCTATCCCGACAGCACCACGGAGGCGACCACCGACGCCGATGAGGTGGGACACGTCGTCAGCGACTCCATTGACCTCGAACAGCCGATCATCGACGCCGTCGGCCTCGCGCTGCCGTTCTCGCCGCTCTGCGGGCCGGATTGCCAAGGGCTGTGCCCGGATTGCGGAATCCCGATGGCGACCGCCGAGCCCGGGCACGCGCACGAGAAGATCGATCCGCGTTGGGCGAAGCTGTCTTCGATGCTGGAGACCGACGACAAGTGA
- the rnc gene encoding ribonuclease III, giving the protein MTGDRAALLAALGVELPDELLTMALTHRSYSYENGGLPTNERLEFLGDAVLGLTITEELYHRHPDRSEGDLAKLRASIVNTQALADVGRTLSDGGLGAHLLLGKGEENSGGADKSSILADGVESLLGAIYVEHGLAVVREVILRLFHSLIETAPTLGAGLDWKSSLQELTAARSMGAPSYMVTATGPDHDKEFTATVVVMNTEYGRGVGRTKKEAELKAAAAAWTALSASNVDA; this is encoded by the coding sequence GTGACGGGCGATCGCGCTGCACTGCTGGCCGCGCTCGGGGTCGAGCTTCCCGATGAGCTGCTCACCATGGCGCTGACGCACCGCAGCTACTCCTACGAGAACGGTGGACTGCCCACCAACGAGCGACTCGAGTTCCTCGGCGATGCCGTCCTCGGGCTGACGATCACCGAAGAGCTCTATCACCGCCATCCCGACCGCTCCGAGGGCGACCTCGCCAAGCTGCGTGCGAGCATCGTCAACACCCAGGCGCTGGCGGACGTGGGTCGCACGTTGTCCGACGGGGGCCTCGGTGCGCACCTGCTTCTGGGCAAGGGGGAGGAGAACTCCGGTGGCGCGGACAAGTCGAGCATCCTGGCCGACGGCGTCGAATCCCTGCTCGGCGCAATATATGTCGAACACGGCCTGGCGGTTGTGCGCGAGGTGATCCTGCGGTTGTTTCACTCGCTGATCGAGACGGCGCCGACGCTCGGTGCGGGGCTGGACTGGAAGAGCAGCCTGCAGGAGTTGACCGCCGCACGCAGCATGGGCGCGCCGTCGTACATGGTCACCGCCACCGGCCCCGACCACGACAAGGAGTTCACCGCGACGGTCGTCGTGATGAACACCGAATACGGCAGGGGCGTCGGCCGCACCAAGAAGGAAGCCGAGTTGAAGGCCGCCGCCGCAGCGTGGACGGCGCTGTCCGCCTCGAACGTCGATGCCTGA
- the mutM gene encoding DNA-formamidopyrimidine glycosylase, translating into MPELPEVEVVRRGLEAHVTGKTITGVRVHHLRAVRRHEAGPADLAARLLNTTITGTGRRGKYLWLTLDDGSALVVHLGMSGQMLLGPVPNEGHLRIATLLDDGTALSFVDQRTFGGWLLADLVTVDGADVPVPVAHIARDPLDPDFNRDGVVTVLRRKHSEIKRQLLDQTVVSGIGNIYADEALWRAKVNGARLASSLPRKKLAELLDTAAEVMTEALGKGGTSFDSLYVNVNGESGYFDRSLDAYGREGEPCRRCGAVMRRESFMNRSSFYCPRCQPRPRVRRA; encoded by the coding sequence ATGCCTGAACTGCCCGAGGTCGAGGTCGTTCGGCGGGGGCTCGAAGCGCACGTGACGGGTAAGACCATCACCGGCGTGCGGGTGCACCATCTGCGGGCCGTTCGACGGCACGAGGCAGGCCCCGCCGACCTGGCCGCTCGACTGCTGAACACCACCATCACCGGCACCGGCAGGCGCGGCAAGTACCTGTGGCTCACGCTCGACGACGGCTCAGCGCTGGTGGTCCATCTCGGTATGAGTGGGCAGATGCTGCTCGGCCCCGTGCCCAACGAGGGGCACCTGAGGATCGCGACGCTGCTCGACGACGGCACCGCGCTCAGCTTCGTCGACCAGCGCACGTTCGGCGGCTGGCTGCTGGCCGACCTTGTCACCGTCGACGGCGCCGACGTACCGGTACCCGTCGCCCACATCGCCCGCGATCCGCTGGACCCGGACTTCAACCGCGACGGCGTCGTCACGGTGTTGCGCCGCAAGCACTCCGAGATCAAACGCCAGCTGCTCGACCAGACCGTGGTGTCGGGTATCGGCAACATCTACGCCGACGAGGCGCTGTGGCGGGCCAAGGTCAACGGCGCCCGGCTGGCGTCGTCACTGCCTCGCAAGAAACTCGCCGAACTGCTCGACACCGCGGCCGAGGTGATGACCGAGGCGCTCGGTAAGGGCGGCACGTCGTTCGACTCGTTGTACGTGAACGTCAACGGCGAGTCCGGTTACTTCGACCGCTCGCTGGACGCCTACGGCCGTGAGGGCGAGCCGTGCAGACGCTGCGGTGCGGTGATGCGGCGCGAGAGCTTCATGAACCGCTCGTCGTTCTACTGCCCGCGGTGCCAACCCCGCCCGCGGGTTCGCCGGGCATAA
- a CDS encoding OsmC family protein, which produces MTELWVERTGVRRYVGRSARGAEVLVGGEDVEGVFTPGELMKIALAACSGMASDLPLQRRLGEDYATTIRVSGVADREQERYPHLDERMELDLSALSDEERARVLTVVQRAIDQVCTVGRTLKSGTQVTFEVSDAGVS; this is translated from the coding sequence ATGACGGAACTGTGGGTCGAGCGCACCGGTGTGCGCCGCTACGTCGGGCGCAGCGCGCGGGGCGCGGAGGTGCTCGTCGGCGGCGAGGACGTCGAGGGTGTGTTCACCCCCGGCGAGCTCATGAAGATCGCGCTCGCCGCCTGCAGCGGCATGGCCAGCGATCTCCCGCTGCAGCGCCGGCTGGGCGAGGACTACGCGACGACGATCAGGGTCTCGGGCGTTGCCGACCGCGAACAGGAGCGCTACCCGCACCTCGACGAGCGCATGGAACTCGACCTGTCGGCGCTATCTGACGAGGAGCGGGCGCGGGTACTCACGGTCGTACAACGTGCGATCGACCAGGTCTGCACGGTCGGTCGCACCCTCAAATCCGGGACTCAAGTGACATTTGAGGTTAGTGATGCAGGAGTTAGCTGA
- a CDS encoding acylphosphatase, with product MQELAEVRLTAWVHGHVQGVGFRWWTRSRALELGLTGFASNRPDGRVQVVAQGPRDTCQRLLDLLESGNTPGRVAKVVAEWTEVGDAMTGFTER from the coding sequence ATGCAGGAGTTAGCTGAGGTACGGCTGACCGCATGGGTGCACGGCCACGTGCAGGGGGTCGGATTTCGGTGGTGGACCCGGTCTCGGGCCCTCGAACTGGGGCTGACCGGGTTTGCGTCGAACAGGCCCGACGGGCGTGTCCAGGTCGTCGCGCAAGGCCCTCGCGATACGTGTCAGCGGCTGCTTGACCTGCTGGAAAGCGGAAACACTCCCGGCCGCGTCGCCAAAGTTGTCGCCGAGTGGACAGAAGTCGGCGACGCGATGACCGGCTTCACCGAGCGTTAG